In Methanofollis aquaemaris, the genomic window TGACGTTTACGCTCGTCCGCGCTACGACGAGTTCGACCCGACGCTGCTCGTCTCGATCGTCTTTCCGGTTTTCTTCGGTTTGATCCTGGGCGATATCGGGTACGGTCTCGTGCTCCTTGCGATGTCCTTCGGATTGCGGAGGTACTTCAAAGGAGAGGCGGGCAAACAGCTCCTGGATACCCTGAGAAACTCCTCGATCATGAGTTGTATCTTCGGTGTCCTCTTCAGCGAATGTTTCGGATTTTCGCTCCCCTGGCATTCGATTATCTACTCCAGACACCTGAACATCGGCGCGAACGCTATCCATCACCCGATGGTCGCCGAACTGCTGATCGTCTCGGTCTGGATCGGCATCCTGCACATCACGCTGGGGCGTCTGCTCCACGTGAGAAACATCAGAGGTGCCATGCACCAGAGCCCCCACGCCACCAAGGAGGTCCTTGGACAGTTCGGCTGGCTCTTTACGATGTGGGGTATCATCGTTGCAATCTGGTCCATTTTCCCCATCCCCCTGATGGTGGACCTCACCGGTTTCCCGCCGGTAGCGATGGGCCTGAACGCGGCAGGTATCTTCGGTATCGTCCTTGTTCTGCTCGGCATGGCCCTGATCGGTCAGGAATCTCCGCTCGAACTGATGGAGATCCCGACGATCGTCAGTCATGTCCTGTCGTACACCCGTCTGGTTGCGGTCGGTCTCTCCTCGGTCGCGATCGCGATGGTCACCAACTACATCGCGCTCGACCTGATCATCGGCCCACAGCTCGAGTCACTCACCGTCGTGGGTGTTGTTATCGTCCTGATTGGTCTTGTCGTCCTGCTCCTCGGCCACGTGCTCAACACGGCACTCGGTCTTCTGGGCGGCGGCCTGAACTCGATCAGGTTGCACTATGTTGAGTTCTTCACCAAGTTCTACAATGGTGGAGGGAAGAAGTACATGCCCTTCGGCATGAGAAGGAAATTTACGGAGGAATAAGAACTATGGCAGATCCAGTTATGACTCTTGAAATGGTTGAAGCATCGCAGATGGGACTGAAGGCAGTCGGCGCAGGTCTCGCCGTCGGCCTGGCCGGTGTGGGTACCGGTCTTGGTGAGATGGGCATCGGTGCCGCCGCCATGGGCGCGACCGCCGAGAACAAGGACATGTTCGGTCTTGCACTGCTCTTCACCGTTATTCCAGAGACAATCGTCATCTTCGGTCTTGTCGTCGCTCTGCTGCTGCTCTTCTAAATACGAAGTGAACACGGAGTGAACGATGGGATTGGAAGCTGTCGTTGGAGATATCAAGGAAAAAGGGCGGAAAGAGGTCGCCGAGATCCAGACCCGAACCGGGGCTGAGGTCAAGAGCATCCTCGAAGAGGCGCAGGAGAAAGCGGCGGCGATCAAGCAGGCGGCTGAAAATGACGTCACGCGGGAAGTCACCCGTATCGTCAACCAGGAAGTCTCGGCTGCCAACCTCGCCGTCAAGCGCGAGACCCTCAACGCGGAGAAGGACACGCTGGCGCGTGTCCATGCCTCCGCCCTCGCCCGAATCGGCGACCTGCCTGCCAATTTCCACGCGCAGGCTCTCCGTTACCTCCTCCCCCAGGCGGCTGCCGATGTCGGGGGCGGTACGGTCTACTGCAACGCCCGTGATATCTCCATTGTCAAGGAGATCCTTGCCGAGAACGCGGACCTTTCCGGGTTCTCGCTTGGAGACCCCGTCGAGATTGAAGGCGGGGTCGTGGTTGAGAGTGCCGATGGCAGGATGAAGGTCGACTACAGTTACCGTACTTTCCTGGAGACGGTATGGGATTCAGGGCTTAAGGATGCGTCTGATATCCTTTTCCCCTGAGGAGGTCTCGGCATGGCTGACGTAGGGGGCCCCGCCCCATACATTTACGTCTCCACGCGCATGCGTGTGCGCAAAGCAAAGTTGATCCCGCGGGAAGAGTACCTGCGGATGCTCAATATGAGCCTGCCCGAGATCACCCGTATCATTGGAGAAACGGAATACAAAAAGGAGATCGACGAACTTTCGTCGTCTTTCTCGGGGGTCAACCTCATCGAGGTGGCGCTCTCCTGGAACCTTGCAAAGGAGTACCAGGAGATCCTGAAGATCACCCCGTCGGGACTGATGAAGTTCGTCCAGAGTTATCTGCGCCACTGGGATATCCAGAACGTCCTGACGATCCTGCGCGGTAAGACCCAGGGGGTCAAGCCGGGCAAGATCAAGGAGGTGCTCATCCCGGCAGGCGAACTCGACAGGAATGTTCTCGACCGACTGCTTGCGGAGGATTCTCCCGAGCGGATCGTCGAGGCGGTCAAGGGTCGACGGCTCGGTCCGGTCCTCGCTGCAGGTCTCCACGAGGCCCTCGAGGCCGGTTCGTTTGCCACGCTCGAAAACGAGTTGTACAAGAACCTGTACGGGCAGATGATCTCCGACGCCAAGGGCGGGATCAAGGGAGGCCATGAGTTCCTGGGATACATCCAGACTGAGATCGACACCAGGAACATCATGAACCTCTTCCGTTTCCGCGCACAGAAGACATCAGGCGAGGCGGTCAAGGCTCTGCTCATCCCTGACGGGAAGGCCTTCTCGGTCGACGAACTGGTCAGGATGAGCAGCATCGAGAGCCTGGACGAGTTGATTGAGGCTGCGAAGAAGAAGGCCACCGATCCCGAACTGGCCGAGGTCTTCGAGGAACTGCGCCAGCAGCGCCCGATCCACGAGGTCGAGGTGCTGTTGACGAATTACCAGCTCAAACAGATGGATCGGCTCTCCAAGCTGTATCCCTTCTCGGTCCTCCCGATCCTCGCCTACCTCGAGATGAAGCGGTACGAGGTGACCAACCTCCGTGCCGTCGCCCGGGGGAAGGAGTACGGCCTGCCGAACGAACGCATCGAGAGTTACCTGGTGATGTAGATGGTTGAGATTGCAGTCGTTGGAAGCAACGAATTTGTCATCGGATTCCGTCTTGCGGGCATTCAGAAGACGCTCGTTGCAGAGGATGACGAGGCCCTGAAGACCACCGTCCAGCACGTGCTTGATGATGCGTCGGTAGGCATCCTGGTGCTGGACAGCAGCGATATGAACAGGCTCCCCCTGCGGCTCCGGGCCCTGCTTGAAGAGTCCGTGAAGCCGACGGTGATCGCGATCGGCGAGGAGGAGGGAGGCCTCTCCATGCGGGAGAGAATAAAGAGATCGGTCGGTGTTGATCTGTGGAAATAAAAGTTGAATCGAACACAGGCACTTCGACAGGAGTGCTGAAGAGGATTGCAGGCCCGGTCGTTACGGCTGTCGGCTTCAATGCCCACATGTTCGACGTGGTCAAGGTCGGCCACGAGGAACTGATGGGCGAGGTCATCAAGATCGCGGGTGAGAACATCATCATCCAGGTCTACGAGGCCACCGATGGCATTCGGCCCGGCGAGCCGGTGGTAAACACCGGTATGCCGCTCGCGGTCGAACTCGGCCCGGGTCTGCTGAAGAGCATCTACGACGGTATCCAGAGACCGCTCGAGGTGCTCATGAACAAGATGGGCAGTTTCATCGAGCGCGGTGTGACTGCACCGGGGCTTGACCGCGCGGCAAAGTGGGAGTTTGTCCCTGTCGTGAAGGCCGGCGATCATGTCGCCCCCGGCATGGTCATCGGGACGGTCCAGGAGACCGAATCGATCCTCCACAAGATCATGATCCCGCCCAACCAGAAGGGCGGCGTGATCAAGGAGATCAAGGGCGGCTCGTTCACCGTCGAGGAGACCATCTGTGTCCTCGAAGACGGGACCGAGATCCAGTTGATGCAGAAGTGGCCGGTCCGTGTGCCGCGGCCGGTGAACGAGAAGATGAACCCTGACATCCCGCTCGTTACCGGGCAGAGGATTCTCGACGGGCTCTTCCCGATCGCCAAGGGCGGTACCGCTGCGATTCCGGGGCCGTTTGGCTCTGGCAAGACGGTCACCCAGCAGCAGCTCGCCAAGTGGTCTGACGCGCAGATCGTGGTCTACATCGGCTGCGGCGAGCGCGGCAACGAGATGACCGAGGTGCTGACCGAGTTCCCGGCACTCGACGACCCGAAGTCGGGCAGGCCGCTCATGGAGCGGACCATCCTGATTGCGAACACCTCGAACATGCCGGTGGCCGCCCGTGAGGCGTCTGTGTACACCGGTATCACCATCGCCGAGTATTTCCGTGACCAGGGCTACGATGTCTCCCTGATGGCCGACTCCACCTCCCGGTGGGCGGAGGCCATGCGTGAGATCTCCTCACGTCTCGAAGAGATGCCTGGTGAAGAAGGGTATCCGGCATACCTGGCCGCCCGTCTCTCTGAGTTCTACGAGCGTGCGGGTCGTGTGATGACCCTCAACGACCTCGAAGGATCGGTCTCGGTTATCGGTGCGGTTTCGCCGCCTGGCGGTGACTTCTCCGAGCCGGTTACTCAGAACACCCTGCGTATCGTCAAGGTCTTCTGGGCGCTGGACGCCAAACTCTCGCAGCGTCGGCACTTCCCGGCCATCAACTGGCTCAACTCATACTCCCTGTATCTTGACACCCTCAACGAGTGGTACGACAAGAACATCTCGCCTGAGTGGAACCAGCTTCGGAACTGGGCAATGGGTGTCCTCCAGAAGGAATCCGAACTCCAGGAGATCGTGCAGCTCGTCGGTTCCGATGCCCTCCCAGAAGAGGAGCAGATCACCATCGAGGTCGCCAGGATGCTCCGTGAGATCTTCCTGCAGCAGAACGCCTTCGACGATGTGGACACCTACTGTTCACTGGAGAAGCAGCTCGATATCCTCAGGGCGATCCGCACCTATGCTGATCTCTCGTCCGCGGCTCATGCCGCAGGCGTGATGCCGGCCCAGATCCTGGCGGTTAAGGCCAAGAACGACCTGCCGCAGATCAAGTTCACGGCAGACTACAAGCCTGAACTCGAGCGGATCCTGAAGGCAATGAAGGACGAATTTGCCGGACTGAAGGCGGGGATGGCATGAAAGAGTACAAGACAGTCAAGCAGATCGCCGGTCCGCTCGTCTTTGTCGAGAAGACCGAACCGGTCGGCTACAACGAGCTTGTGAACATCGTCCTCGCGGACGGTAGCATCAAGCGCGGCCAGGTGCTCGACACCTCCGACGACCTCGTGGTCGTCCAGTG contains:
- a CDS encoding ATPase, which produces MADPVMTLEMVEASQMGLKAVGAGLAVGLAGVGTGLGEMGIGAAAMGATAENKDMFGLALLFTVIPETIVIFGLVVALLLLF
- a CDS encoding V-type ATP synthase subunit E family protein, whose product is MGLEAVVGDIKEKGRKEVAEIQTRTGAEVKSILEEAQEKAAAIKQAAENDVTREVTRIVNQEVSAANLAVKRETLNAEKDTLARVHASALARIGDLPANFHAQALRYLLPQAAADVGGGTVYCNARDISIVKEILAENADLSGFSLGDPVEIEGGVVVESADGRMKVDYSYRTFLETVWDSGLKDASDILFP
- a CDS encoding V-type ATP synthase subunit C, whose product is MADVGGPAPYIYVSTRMRVRKAKLIPREEYLRMLNMSLPEITRIIGETEYKKEIDELSSSFSGVNLIEVALSWNLAKEYQEILKITPSGLMKFVQSYLRHWDIQNVLTILRGKTQGVKPGKIKEVLIPAGELDRNVLDRLLAEDSPERIVEAVKGRRLGPVLAAGLHEALEAGSFATLENELYKNLYGQMISDAKGGIKGGHEFLGYIQTEIDTRNIMNLFRFRAQKTSGEAVKALLIPDGKAFSVDELVRMSSIESLDELIEAAKKKATDPELAEVFEELRQQRPIHEVEVLLTNYQLKQMDRLSKLYPFSVLPILAYLEMKRYEVTNLRAVARGKEYGLPNERIESYLVM
- a CDS encoding V-type ATP synthase subunit F, whose protein sequence is MVEIAVVGSNEFVIGFRLAGIQKTLVAEDDEALKTTVQHVLDDASVGILVLDSSDMNRLPLRLRALLEESVKPTVIAIGEEEGGLSMRERIKRSVGVDLWK
- a CDS encoding ATP synthase subunit A; amino-acid sequence: MEIKVESNTGTSTGVLKRIAGPVVTAVGFNAHMFDVVKVGHEELMGEVIKIAGENIIIQVYEATDGIRPGEPVVNTGMPLAVELGPGLLKSIYDGIQRPLEVLMNKMGSFIERGVTAPGLDRAAKWEFVPVVKAGDHVAPGMVIGTVQETESILHKIMIPPNQKGGVIKEIKGGSFTVEETICVLEDGTEIQLMQKWPVRVPRPVNEKMNPDIPLVTGQRILDGLFPIAKGGTAAIPGPFGSGKTVTQQQLAKWSDAQIVVYIGCGERGNEMTEVLTEFPALDDPKSGRPLMERTILIANTSNMPVAAREASVYTGITIAEYFRDQGYDVSLMADSTSRWAEAMREISSRLEEMPGEEGYPAYLAARLSEFYERAGRVMTLNDLEGSVSVIGAVSPPGGDFSEPVTQNTLRIVKVFWALDAKLSQRRHFPAINWLNSYSLYLDTLNEWYDKNISPEWNQLRNWAMGVLQKESELQEIVQLVGSDALPEEEQITIEVARMLREIFLQQNAFDDVDTYCSLEKQLDILRAIRTYADLSSAAHAAGVMPAQILAVKAKNDLPQIKFTADYKPELERILKAMKDEFAGLKAGMA